In the Alkaliphilus oremlandii OhILAs genome, one interval contains:
- a CDS encoding methyl-accepting chemotaxis protein: protein MKMSLRTKILTLLLIITLVQASAIGFLNFRTSSDILERELINSTTNVVRRTSDTFNTFLTLTEEIAVLLSKDANVQQFHTLEDSKTWMVDSFKAIKDSHKNVQSVYLGTRDKQTIIYPQADLPSDFDPQTRDWYKGAFSNNGIYWTKPYTDQATGDTTITVSIPVYNERNNNEFVGIVGVDIYLNNLSAILKDLTVGKKGYLSLTDRDGIFITHSDASLVGSPVPAPELMNTILKNDPNDNMVSYTYDETDRVAILDTLDKTNWKIIGTIMADEITEETSAILKQTVVTSLISVGIAAVVGFIFSQTITKSTGKLVNAMTQIGSGDFTILSRIESKDEMGTLSATINQTIGNIRDVLLNVQKTSIEMNLAADSLAASSEETSASAEEVTRTVEEIAKGASDQARDAEQGAAAVNELSHKFDELNVEAMEMLTLSEYVVDANKNGIESVHHLTEKTDSNKISLVRIDEAVKDLNEQTQSIGVILETIRSIADQTNLLALNAAIEAARAGDAGRGFAVVADEIRKLAEQSSLSTDEIRNITMEIAEKSDNVVSAMVEVRAHTDAQVSAVEDVSTSFDNISNSIEKITSRIHSLTGHVNEMTESSRTIVSFIENISAVSEETAAASEEVNASMEQTASAVQEVAQAANHLNDLAVSLRTQVELFKI from the coding sequence ATGAAGATGTCTTTAAGAACAAAAATTTTGACTTTGTTATTAATCATAACTTTAGTTCAAGCGTCAGCTATCGGCTTTTTAAATTTTCGAACCAGCAGTGATATTTTAGAGCGAGAGCTGATCAACAGCACTACCAACGTGGTTAGAAGAACTTCCGATACCTTCAACACATTTCTAACCTTAACGGAGGAAATCGCAGTGCTTCTATCCAAGGATGCCAATGTTCAACAGTTTCATACCCTAGAGGATTCCAAGACTTGGATGGTAGATTCCTTTAAAGCAATCAAGGATTCTCATAAAAATGTGCAGTCTGTTTATTTAGGTACAAGGGATAAGCAAACCATTATTTATCCCCAGGCAGATCTACCATCAGACTTTGATCCCCAGACCAGAGATTGGTACAAAGGAGCATTTAGCAACAACGGTATTTATTGGACCAAGCCTTATACAGATCAAGCTACTGGAGACACCACCATCACCGTATCCATTCCTGTCTACAATGAAAGAAATAATAATGAATTCGTAGGCATCGTCGGCGTGGATATTTACTTGAATAACCTATCCGCTATCTTAAAAGACTTGACCGTAGGTAAGAAAGGGTATCTATCCTTAACAGATAGAGACGGTATTTTTATCACCCATAGCGATGCGAGTTTAGTCGGTAGTCCGGTTCCTGCTCCAGAGCTTATGAACACCATATTAAAAAATGATCCAAATGACAATATGGTCTCCTATACATACGATGAAACAGATCGAGTAGCAATTTTAGATACCTTAGACAAAACCAATTGGAAAATCATTGGTACCATCATGGCCGATGAGATTACGGAAGAAACCTCTGCAATTCTGAAACAAACCGTAGTTACCAGTTTAATATCCGTAGGTATTGCCGCAGTAGTGGGCTTTATCTTCTCACAAACCATTACGAAATCCACAGGCAAATTGGTGAACGCCATGACCCAAATAGGCAGTGGTGATTTCACTATTTTAAGCCGCATCGAATCTAAGGATGAGATGGGTACGCTGTCTGCAACCATTAATCAGACCATCGGTAATATTCGAGATGTGTTGTTGAACGTGCAAAAAACATCCATAGAAATGAACTTGGCAGCAGACAGCTTAGCTGCTTCTTCCGAGGAAACCAGCGCTTCAGCGGAAGAAGTCACTCGAACTGTGGAAGAAATCGCAAAGGGTGCATCGGATCAAGCGAGGGATGCAGAGCAAGGCGCCGCTGCCGTCAATGAGCTTTCTCATAAATTCGACGAATTGAACGTTGAAGCCATGGAAATGCTAACATTATCCGAATACGTTGTAGATGCCAACAAAAATGGGATTGAAAGTGTTCATCATCTCACAGAAAAAACAGATAGCAATAAGATTTCTTTAGTCAGAATTGATGAAGCAGTGAAAGACTTAAACGAACAAACCCAATCCATTGGTGTCATCCTAGAAACCATCCGCTCTATTGCAGACCAAACGAATTTATTGGCGCTGAACGCAGCCATTGAAGCCGCTAGAGCCGGTGATGCAGGTAGAGGCTTTGCAGTAGTTGCCGATGAAATTCGAAAATTGGCAGAACAATCTAGCTTGTCCACAGACGAAATTAGAAACATCACCATGGAAATAGCAGAGAAAAGTGATAATGTAGTTTCTGCAATGGTTGAAGTAAGAGCGCATACCGATGCTCAAGTATCTGCCGTTGAAGACGTTAGTACTTCATTTGACAATATATCCAACTCTATAGAGAAAATAACCTCTAGAATCCATAGCCTAACGGGTCATGTCAATGAGATGACCGAAAGTAGCAGGACAATTGTTTCTTTCATAGAAAACATCTCTGCGGTATCGGAGGAGACAGCTGCAGCATCCGAGGAGGTTAATGCTTCTATGGAACAGACAGCTTCTGCCGTTCAAGAAGTGGCTCAAGCTGCAAACCATTTAAATGATTTAGCTGTGAGTCTTAGAACACAGGTGGAGTTATTTAAAATTTAA
- a CDS encoding glutamate--cysteine ligase → MNCENNIESFTSIMKRGEKSPSQFKIGVEFEHIVVDKETLESVAYYGEDGIEGILKKLLVKGYEGKYEENYLVGLVKEDREITLEPGGQFEVSFRPYKTIGELKERYFDFLNEIIPILDEKNLLLMAIGYHPKTSIAQLPFNPKKRYAYMSQYFEKTGKYAHNMMKGTAALQVSSDFTNEEDFMRKFRVANFISPLLYLISDNSPIFEGQIYYKFGLRSLIWENTDQQRSGNVPNALNETFRYKDYANYILNTPPILMMKDGAFIGTGDRTVKELMKAYVFSEDEIEHLMTMVFPDIRVKNYIEIRVGDSMPYPYNFSYITLIKGIFYNEVALEYLYKLSQRLGDEHMARAKEMVREKGFDSKLGSKPTYDFIRIMFDLAKKGLSVEEKDMLAPLENLLITKNNLSTISKEKVRNEGIGALRWCSLNQWVKGEGHEYN, encoded by the coding sequence ATGAATTGCGAAAATAACATAGAATCATTTACATCAATAATGAAGCGAGGAGAAAAGTCACCCAGCCAATTTAAAATTGGTGTTGAATTTGAGCACATCGTTGTCGACAAGGAAACATTAGAATCTGTAGCTTATTACGGAGAAGATGGTATTGAGGGAATCCTTAAGAAACTGTTAGTAAAGGGCTATGAAGGTAAGTATGAAGAGAATTATTTAGTAGGATTGGTTAAAGAGGATCGGGAAATTACATTAGAGCCAGGTGGGCAATTTGAAGTGAGCTTTAGGCCTTATAAAACCATCGGTGAGTTGAAAGAACGCTATTTTGATTTCCTAAATGAGATCATACCAATCTTAGATGAAAAGAATCTGCTATTGATGGCAATCGGCTATCATCCTAAAACCTCTATTGCGCAGCTTCCGTTTAATCCTAAAAAAAGATATGCCTATATGTCTCAATATTTTGAGAAAACAGGAAAGTATGCTCATAATATGATGAAGGGCACTGCAGCATTACAGGTATCCAGCGATTTTACCAATGAAGAAGACTTTATGAGAAAATTCCGTGTGGCGAACTTCATCAGTCCATTGCTGTACTTAATATCAGATAATTCCCCTATTTTTGAAGGGCAGATTTACTATAAATTCGGACTTCGAAGCCTAATATGGGAGAATACAGATCAACAAAGAAGCGGCAATGTTCCAAATGCACTGAACGAAACTTTTAGATATAAGGATTATGCAAACTATATTTTAAATACACCACCGATTCTAATGATGAAGGACGGAGCGTTTATTGGAACGGGGGACCGAACTGTAAAAGAGCTGATGAAGGCGTATGTATTTTCCGAGGATGAAATAGAGCACCTGATGACCATGGTATTTCCAGATATTCGAGTGAAAAACTACATAGAGATTCGGGTGGGCGATTCTATGCCATACCCTTATAATTTTTCTTACATCACATTGATTAAAGGAATATTTTATAATGAAGTGGCTTTAGAATACTTATATAAGCTGTCTCAGCGACTGGGAGACGAACATATGGCCCGAGCGAAGGAAATGGTACGGGAAAAGGGCTTCGACTCCAAGCTTGGCTCCAAACCTACATACGATTTTATCCGTATCATGTTTGACTTAGCTAAAAAAGGACTCAGTGTTGAAGAGAAGGATATGCTGGCTCCCTTAGAGAACTTATTGATTACGAAAAATAACTTATCCACCATATCGAAGGAAAAGGTTCGAAATGAAGGAATTGGTGCATTGAGATGGTGTAGTCTAAACCAATGGGTTAAGGGGGAAGGACATGAATACAACTAA
- a CDS encoding circularly permuted type 2 ATP-grasp protein: MNTTKELYDVYEDIVRKNEGVFLQDHRAILKKVEESPAKYKGSPVEFLYQPMLLSDEDFKRFQDLTDMLLVILNKVIQQYLEEPTFRSYFGFSPLLEKLILKDPGYKINIPMGRFDIFYHLDGTFQFCELNADGSSGMVEARELQKIIGESFAVTELKKKYSLKDFEVFNSWAEALLANYREFSKTEEKPQIAIIDWFDGQPPSEFMEFQKTFEAFGCKTIITSPSELTYRDQKLYHGDFRIDCIYRRAVTWEIIEHQDQVQDFINAYLDGNVCVVGPLRSQVIHNKIVFAILHDEEKTAFLNKEERAFVKKHIPYTREFYAADKELVNFAIENKDTLVLKPMDRYASKGVCIGADFTKEEWAQIIENIAEEEYILQELCKIPRLPMAMVKENKVDFIENNYLIGLFMYNEKLQGLYTRTGTKNIIGSIVECYTAPNFVVSER, from the coding sequence ATGAATACAACTAAGGAATTGTATGATGTATATGAGGATATCGTAAGGAAGAATGAAGGGGTTTTTTTACAGGATCATAGGGCTATCCTAAAAAAGGTAGAGGAATCTCCTGCCAAATATAAAGGAAGTCCTGTGGAATTTCTATATCAACCCATGCTTTTGAGTGACGAGGATTTTAAACGATTTCAAGATTTAACGGATATGTTGCTGGTCATACTAAATAAGGTAATCCAGCAATACTTAGAAGAACCAACATTTCGCTCATATTTCGGATTCTCTCCTCTTTTAGAAAAGCTTATTTTAAAGGACCCTGGATATAAAATCAATATCCCCATGGGCCGATTTGATATTTTTTATCATTTAGATGGCACTTTTCAGTTCTGCGAGCTCAATGCAGATGGGTCTTCAGGAATGGTGGAAGCTAGAGAACTGCAGAAGATTATTGGAGAGTCCTTTGCGGTTACAGAGCTCAAGAAGAAATATTCTTTGAAGGATTTTGAAGTGTTTAACTCCTGGGCGGAAGCACTTTTAGCAAACTATAGAGAATTTAGTAAAACGGAAGAAAAGCCTCAAATTGCGATTATCGATTGGTTTGATGGACAGCCACCTAGTGAATTTATGGAATTTCAGAAAACCTTTGAGGCCTTTGGATGCAAAACCATCATTACAAGCCCTAGTGAATTAACCTATAGAGATCAGAAGCTGTACCATGGGGATTTTAGAATTGATTGTATATACCGTAGAGCCGTAACTTGGGAGATTATAGAACATCAAGATCAGGTTCAAGACTTTATTAATGCTTATTTAGATGGTAATGTTTGTGTCGTTGGACCCCTAAGGTCTCAAGTGATCCATAATAAAATCGTGTTTGCAATTTTACATGATGAGGAGAAGACCGCCTTTCTAAATAAAGAAGAAAGAGCCTTTGTGAAAAAACATATTCCATATACGAGGGAGTTCTATGCAGCCGATAAAGAACTAGTGAACTTTGCCATAGAGAACAAAGATACTTTAGTTTTAAAGCCCATGGACCGATATGCTTCCAAGGGTGTATGTATTGGTGCTGATTTTACTAAGGAAGAATGGGCGCAAATCATTGAAAATATTGCTGAGGAAGAATATATTCTGCAGGAGCTGTGCAAAATACCGAGGCTTCCAATGGCAATGGTGAAAGAGAATAAAGTGGATTTTATAGAAAATAATTATTTGATTGGACTGTTCATGTACAATGAAAAGCTCCAGGGGCTATATACGCGGACCGGAACAAAAAATATTATAGGAAGTATTGTAGAATGCTACACTGCACCAAACTTTGTAGTCAGTGAAAGATAA
- a CDS encoding manganese efflux pump, with protein MTEIILITLAICIDSFVLGITYGIKKIRISKMAVFIINLVNIVVLGVSIYFASVMRQYISQHTSSLISCLILVGLGIFFMLEGFIKYKIETTNDCRLAKFYIPKLGIIIDIALDYTKADLDFSGNLDLKGALYLGFVLSIDALGIGFGLSLGGINYLYFLPLVLFSNIISILYGQYLGTKITHYNSSLKTSLLPGSILIFSGLLKWL; from the coding sequence ATGACTGAAATAATATTAATAACCCTAGCCATTTGCATAGATTCTTTTGTATTAGGCATCACTTATGGAATCAAAAAAATAAGAATATCAAAAATGGCTGTATTCATAATTAATTTGGTAAATATTGTGGTATTGGGTGTATCCATATATTTTGCTAGTGTAATGCGACAATATATTTCCCAGCACACTTCTTCTTTGATAAGTTGCCTTATCCTGGTGGGTTTAGGGATCTTTTTTATGTTAGAAGGGTTCATTAAATATAAGATTGAAACGACCAATGACTGTAGATTAGCTAAATTTTATATTCCTAAGTTAGGTATTATAATAGACATAGCATTGGACTATACTAAAGCAGATTTAGATTTTTCAGGGAATCTAGATCTTAAAGGTGCGTTATATTTAGGCTTTGTATTATCCATTGATGCCCTTGGAATAGGTTTCGGTCTTTCACTAGGCGGCATTAATTATTTATATTTTCTTCCATTGGTTCTTTTTTCTAATATTATCTCGATTTTATATGGTCAATATTTGGGCACAAAAATAACACATTATAATAGCAGTCTTAAAACTTCCCTGTTGCCTGGTAGTATATTGATTTTTTCAGGTTTATTGAAGTGGCTGTAA
- a CDS encoding calcium/sodium antiporter, with the protein MNLIPFIVLIVSFLAIIKSADWLIDASSALALYLGISPLIVGLTVVAFGTSAPEASVNIIASFQKKSEIVIGNITGSNIINIGIVIGITSLIYTIKADWSVIRVDIPFAFISSAAFILLVVDGLSNKDGLILAILLFIYLNYLWLTSKSSRKKGNDLNRQSMDLIHILFYLVLGIIGLVISGYYIVDASVKIATLLGFSQAFIGLTVVAFGTSLPELITCLVACHKKNDDIAVGNIIGSNIFNILFVLSVSSLISPIAFSSHLIIDLAFMLLFTFLLFIFSYTHKKISRLEGFVLMMLYLFYFVFIYLRR; encoded by the coding sequence CCTAATTCCATTTATCGTATTAATCGTAAGTTTTTTAGCTATCATTAAATCTGCAGATTGGCTGATTGACGCTTCTTCTGCACTTGCGCTCTATTTAGGCATTTCTCCACTAATTGTGGGTCTAACAGTAGTGGCATTTGGAACAAGTGCCCCAGAAGCATCTGTCAATATAATTGCATCCTTTCAGAAAAAGAGTGAGATTGTGATTGGTAATATCACAGGAAGTAATATCATCAATATAGGCATTGTTATTGGAATAACTTCATTAATATATACGATTAAGGCAGATTGGTCTGTCATACGTGTTGATATTCCATTTGCTTTCATCAGCAGCGCTGCATTTATTCTTTTGGTTGTAGATGGTCTATCCAACAAAGATGGACTGATCCTTGCTATTCTTCTTTTTATTTATTTAAATTACCTATGGCTTACAAGCAAATCCAGTCGTAAAAAAGGAAATGATTTGAATCGTCAAAGTATGGATTTGATCCATATACTTTTCTATTTAGTATTAGGTATTATTGGTCTTGTTATCAGCGGCTACTACATTGTAGATGCATCGGTAAAAATCGCAACCTTATTAGGCTTTAGCCAGGCGTTCATCGGATTAACAGTCGTTGCATTTGGTACATCATTACCAGAATTAATAACCTGTCTTGTGGCCTGTCATAAAAAAAATGATGATATCGCAGTCGGGAATATCATTGGAAGTAACATATTTAATATCTTATTTGTTTTATCCGTATCCTCGCTTATTTCTCCAATTGCTTTCAGTTCCCATCTTATAATTGATTTGGCTTTTATGTTACTATTTACTTTTTTATTATTTATATTTTCCTATACCCATAAAAAAATCTCTCGTTTAGAAGGGTTCGTTTTAATGATGCTCTACCTTTTTTACTTTGTATTTATCTATTTACGCCGGTAA